A genome region from Vulpes lagopus strain Blue_001 chromosome 7, ASM1834538v1, whole genome shotgun sequence includes the following:
- the ANKRD24 gene encoding ankyrin repeat domain-containing protein 24 isoform X3, translating into MHFMLSESQEWGKSDERLLQAVDSNDAARVAALITRKGLVPTKLDPEGKSAFHLAAMRGAASCLEVMLAHGANVMSTDGAGYNALHLAAKYGHPQCLKQLLQASCVVDVVDSSGWTALHHAAAGGCISCSEMLCSFKAQLNPRDRSGTTPLIIAAQMCHTDLCRLLLQQGAAANDQDLQGRTALMMACEGASPETVEVLLQGGAQPGITDALGQDAAHYGALAGDKLILHLLQEAAQRPSPLSEDDSGEASSQNSVSSHEKRGAPKKRKAPQPPASIPVPDDQDAYEEIVRLRQERGRLLQKIRGLEQHQERRKQELPEAEASSLHSLERQVQELQQLLAEKQEEKESLGREVESLQSRLSLLENERENTSYDVATLQDEEGELSDFPGAEALLCKRLSPSAQELLASLQEQVAALTRQNQELMEKVQILESFEKDEMEVNGSAEVIPLALYDSLRAEFDQLRRQHAEALRALEQLEARGAPGEEEAAAGEGRGTGLKTTRNGPMEMELDGLTAAGSKVHGAETTEEEAAGVETVQTASVEAEATETKSTGAEATETKSTGAEATETKPMDTEATETKSTGAEATETEALEEGGNPETKATGAEATKPKAEEPEVKGNGVGAGEAKPMDPESTPVEAAPGPALHPGAAEASEQLQAELETRIRALEEALRQREREAAAELEAAHGKCQAAEAEAGRLRERVREAEGGGAAEGSSGDVVQLRAALEQAREDLRVRDARLRELEAASAWLDEARAGRLLAEEEARGLRAELARRDEVRLEQSRELEALRGQLATATATGEQQRAAAAQLGQARDAAEARAAELAAACEEARRGLAELREASEALRQSAVPASEHHRLQEEALELRGRAASLEQEVVATGKEAARLRAELERERVGSVARLEHERVVGALQADVARLEGQLEDLGRRHEKTSAEVFQVQREALFMKSERHAAEAQLATAEQQLRGLRTEAERARQAQSRAQEALDMAKEKDKKITELSKEVFSLKEALKDQPAVPGPPEVETLRGQVKALQEQLKQAARDHSAVVALYRSHLLYAIQGQMDEDVQRILSQILQMQRLQAQGR; encoded by the exons ATGCATTTCATGCTAAGTGAG AGCCAGGAGTGGGGCAAAAGTGACGAGCGGCTGCTGCAGGCTGTGGACAGCAACGACGCTGCACGGGTGGCCGCCCTCATCACCCGCAAGGGACTGGTGCCCACGAAGCTGGACCCTGAGGGCAAGTCCGC ATTCCACCTGGCTGCCATGAGGGGTGCGGCCAGCTGCCTGGAGGTGATGCTGGCACACGGCGCCAACGTCATGAGCACGGATGGGGCAG GTTACAATGCCCTCCACCTGGCCGCCAAGTATGGGCACCCACAGTGCTTGAAGCAGCTGCTACAG GCGTCCTGCGTGGTGGATGTTGTGGACAGCAGTGGGTGGACGGCCCTGCATCATGCAG CTGCGGGCGGCTGCATCTCCTGCTCAGAAATGCTTTGCTCCTTCAAGGCACAACTGAATCCCCGAGATCGG TCAGGCACAACGCCCCTTATCATAGCAGCGCAGATGTGTCACACAGATTTGTGCCGCCTCCTCCTGCAGCAGGGGGCCGCTGCAAATGACCAGGACCTGCAGGGCAG GACAGCCCTGATGATGGCCTGTGAGGGCGCCAGCCCCGAAACGGTGGAGGTGCTGCTGCAGGGCGGGGCCCAGCCAGGCATCACCGACGCCCTGGGCCAGGACGCTGCTCACTACGGAGCCCTGGCAGGAGACAAGCTCATCCTGCACCTCCTGCAGGAAGCTGCGCAGCGCCCCTCACCACTCAGTG AGGATGACTCAGGCGAGGCATCATCTCAG AACTCTGTGTCCAGCCATGAGAAGCGAGGGGCTCCCAAGAAGCGGAAGGCACCTCAGCCCCCCGCCAGCATCCCCGTGCCG GATGATCAAGATGCCTATGAGGAGATCGTGCGGCTGCGACAGGAGAGGGGCCGCCTGCTGCAGAAGATCCGGGGTCTGGAGCAGCACCAGGAACGGAGGAAGCAGGAG CTGCCAGAGGCCGAGGCCAGCTCCCTCCACAGCCTGGAGAGACAG GTGCAGGAGCTGCAGCAGCTGCTGGctgagaagcaggaggagaaggaaagccTGGGACGGGAGGTGGAGAGTCTGCAGAGCCGCCTGTCGCTGCTGGAG aatgagagggagaacaCCAGCTATGATGTGGCCACCCTGCAGGATGAAGAGGGTGAACTGTCTGACTTTCCAG GGGCCGAGGCTCTGCTCTGCAAACGGCTAAGCCCCTCAGCCCAGGAGCTCTTGGCCTCGCTGCAGGAGCAGGTGGCTGCGCTCACCAgacaaaaccaggagctgatgGAGAAGGTCCAG ATCCTGGAGAGCTTCGAGAAGGATGAGATGGAGGTGAATGGGTCAGCCGAGGTCATCCCTCTGGCGCTCTATGACTCTCTCCGGGCTGAGTTTGACCAGCTCCGCAGGCAGCATGCCGAGGCCCTGCGGGCACTGGAGCAACTGGAAGCCCGGGGGGCCCCTGGAGAAGAGGAGGCAGCCGCTGGGGAGGGCCGAGGCACAGGACTCAAGACCACCAGGAATGGGCCGATGGAGATGGAGCTTGATGGCCTCACGGCTGCGGGATCCAAAGTTCACGGAGCTGAGACCACAGAGGAGGAGGCTGCAGGAGTTGAAACTGTGCAGACAGCATCTGTGGAGGCCGAGGCCACGGAAACAAAATCGACGGGGGCCGAGGCCACAGAAACGAAATCCACGGGGGCCGAGGCCACAGAAACAAAACCCATGGACACTGAAGCCACAGAAACAAAATCCACGGGGGCTGAGGCcacagaaactgaggctctggaagagggaggaaatCCAGAAACAAAGGCCACAGGAGCAGAGGCCACAAAGCCCAAAGCCGAGGAACCAGAAGTGAAGGGCAACGGAGTGGGTGCTGGGGAGGCCAAGCCTATGGACCCAGAGTCCACGCCCGTGGAGGCCGCCCCGGGCCCAGCCCTCCACCCTGGAGCCGCGGAGGCCTCAGAGCAGCTGCAGGCAGAGCTGGAGACCAGGATTCGTGCCTTGGAGGAGGCGCTCCGGCAGCGGGAGCGGGAGGCGGCCGCCGAGCTGGAGGCAGCCCACGGCAAGTGCCAGGCCGCAGAGGCCGAGGCCGGCCGGCTCCGGGAGCGGGTGCGCGAGGCCGAGGGCGGCGGCGCCGCGGAGGGCAGCAGCGGGGACGTGGTCCAGCTGCGAGCCGCCCTGGAGCAGGCCCGGGAGGACCTCCGAGTCCGGGACGCGCGACTACGGGAGCTGGAGGCGGCCTCGGCCTGGCTGGACGAGGCCCGGGCTGGCCGGCTGCTGGCCGAGGAGGAGGCCCGGGGCCTGCGGGCGGAGCTGGCCCGACGCGACGAGGTGCGGCTGGAGCAGAGCCGGGAGCTGGAGGCGCTCCGGGGGCAGCTGGCCACTGCCACGGCCACCGGGGAGCAGCAGCGGGCAGCGGCGGCCCAGCTGGGCCAGGCCCGGGATGCGGCCGAGGCCCGAGCCGCCGAGCTGGCCGCGGCCTGCGAGGAGGCCCGGCGGGGCCTGGCGGAGCTGCGCGAGGCTTCCGAGGCCCTGCGCCAGTCGGCGGTGCCGGCGTCCGAGCATCACCGGCTGCAGGAGGAGGCCCTGGAGCTGCGGGGCCGGGCGGCCAGCCTGGAGCAGGAGGTGGTGGCCACCGGCAAGGAGGCCGCCCGGCTGCGGGCCGAGCTAGAGCGGGAGCGTGTGGGGAGCGTGGCCCGCTTGGAGCACGAGCGCGTGGTGGGCGCGTTGCAGGCGGACGTGGCCCGGCTGGAGGGGCAGCTGGAGGACCTGGGACGACGGCACGAGAAGACCAGCGCCGAGGTCTTCCAG GTCCAGAGGGAGGCGTTGTTCATGAAGAGTGAGCGGCACGCGGCTGAGGCCCAGCTGGCCACAGCAGAGCAACAGCTGCGGGGACTCCGTACCGAGGCCGAGCGGGCACGCCAGGCCCAGAGCCGCGCCCAGGAGGCCCTGGACATGGCCAAGGAGAAGGACAAGAAG aTCACAGAGCTCTCCAAGGAAGTCTTCAGTCTTAAGGAGGCATTGAAGGACCAGCCAGCGGTCCCGGGCCCCCCCGAAGTAGAGACCCTCCGTGGCCAGGTCAAAGCCCTGCAGGAGCAGCTGAag CAGGCTGCCAGGGACCACAGTGCCGTGGTGGCTTTGTATAGGAGCCACCTCCTGTACGCCATCCAG ggtcaGATGGATGAAGATGTGCAGCGGATTCTGAGCCAGATCCTCCAGATGCAGAGACTCCAAGCTCAGGGCCGCTGA
- the ANKRD24 gene encoding ankyrin repeat domain-containing protein 24 isoform X6 gives MKQLCVCSAASSASQEWGKSDERLLQAVDSNDAARVAALITRKGLVPTKLDPEGKSAFHLAAMRGAASCLEVMLAHGANVMSTDGAGYNALHLAAKYGHPQCLKQLLQASCVVDVVDSSGWTALHHAAAGGCISCSEMLCSFKAQLNPRDRSGTTPLIIAAQMCHTDLCRLLLQQGAAANDQDLQGRTALMMACEGASPETVEVLLQGGAQPGITDALGQDAAHYGALAGDKLILHLLQEAAQRPSPLSEDDSGEASSQNSVSSHEKRGAPKKRKAPQPPASIPVPDDQDAYEEIVRLRQERGRLLQKIRGLEQHQERRKQELPEAEASSLHSLERQVQELQQLLAEKQEEKESLGREVESLQSRLSLLENERENTSYDVATLQDEEGELSDFPGAEALLCKRLSPSAQELLASLQEQVAALTRQNQELMEKVQILESFEKDEMEVNGSAEVIPLALYDSLRAEFDQLRRQHAEALRALEQLEARGAPGEEEAAAGEGRGTGLKTTRNGPMEMELDGLTAAGSKVHGAETTEEEAAGVETVQTASVEAEATETKSTGAEATETKSTGAEATETKPMDTEATETKSTGAEATETEALEEGGNPETKATGAEATKPKAEEPEVKGNGVGAGEAKPMDPESTPVEAAPGPALHPGAAEASEQLQAELETRIRALEEALRQREREAAAELEAAHGKCQAAEAEAGRLRERVREAEGGGAAEGSSGDVVQLRAALEQAREDLRVRDARLRELEAASAWLDEARAGRLLAEEEARGLRAELARRDEVRLEQSRELEALRGQLATATATGEQQRAAAAQLGQARDAAEARAAELAAACEEARRGLAELREASEALRQSAVPASEHHRLQEEALELRGRAASLEQEVVATGKEAARLRAELERERVGSVARLEHERVVGALQADVARLEGQLEDLGRRHEKTSAEVFQITELSKEVFSLKEALKDQPAVPGPPEVETLRGQVKALQEQLKQAARDHSAVVALYRSHLLYAIQGQMDEDVQRILSQILQMQRLQAQGR, from the exons ATGAAGCAGCTGTGCGTGTGCTCGGCCGCCTCCTCCGCG AGCCAGGAGTGGGGCAAAAGTGACGAGCGGCTGCTGCAGGCTGTGGACAGCAACGACGCTGCACGGGTGGCCGCCCTCATCACCCGCAAGGGACTGGTGCCCACGAAGCTGGACCCTGAGGGCAAGTCCGC ATTCCACCTGGCTGCCATGAGGGGTGCGGCCAGCTGCCTGGAGGTGATGCTGGCACACGGCGCCAACGTCATGAGCACGGATGGGGCAG GTTACAATGCCCTCCACCTGGCCGCCAAGTATGGGCACCCACAGTGCTTGAAGCAGCTGCTACAG GCGTCCTGCGTGGTGGATGTTGTGGACAGCAGTGGGTGGACGGCCCTGCATCATGCAG CTGCGGGCGGCTGCATCTCCTGCTCAGAAATGCTTTGCTCCTTCAAGGCACAACTGAATCCCCGAGATCGG TCAGGCACAACGCCCCTTATCATAGCAGCGCAGATGTGTCACACAGATTTGTGCCGCCTCCTCCTGCAGCAGGGGGCCGCTGCAAATGACCAGGACCTGCAGGGCAG GACAGCCCTGATGATGGCCTGTGAGGGCGCCAGCCCCGAAACGGTGGAGGTGCTGCTGCAGGGCGGGGCCCAGCCAGGCATCACCGACGCCCTGGGCCAGGACGCTGCTCACTACGGAGCCCTGGCAGGAGACAAGCTCATCCTGCACCTCCTGCAGGAAGCTGCGCAGCGCCCCTCACCACTCAGTG AGGATGACTCAGGCGAGGCATCATCTCAG AACTCTGTGTCCAGCCATGAGAAGCGAGGGGCTCCCAAGAAGCGGAAGGCACCTCAGCCCCCCGCCAGCATCCCCGTGCCG GATGATCAAGATGCCTATGAGGAGATCGTGCGGCTGCGACAGGAGAGGGGCCGCCTGCTGCAGAAGATCCGGGGTCTGGAGCAGCACCAGGAACGGAGGAAGCAGGAG CTGCCAGAGGCCGAGGCCAGCTCCCTCCACAGCCTGGAGAGACAG GTGCAGGAGCTGCAGCAGCTGCTGGctgagaagcaggaggagaaggaaagccTGGGACGGGAGGTGGAGAGTCTGCAGAGCCGCCTGTCGCTGCTGGAG aatgagagggagaacaCCAGCTATGATGTGGCCACCCTGCAGGATGAAGAGGGTGAACTGTCTGACTTTCCAG GGGCCGAGGCTCTGCTCTGCAAACGGCTAAGCCCCTCAGCCCAGGAGCTCTTGGCCTCGCTGCAGGAGCAGGTGGCTGCGCTCACCAgacaaaaccaggagctgatgGAGAAGGTCCAG ATCCTGGAGAGCTTCGAGAAGGATGAGATGGAGGTGAATGGGTCAGCCGAGGTCATCCCTCTGGCGCTCTATGACTCTCTCCGGGCTGAGTTTGACCAGCTCCGCAGGCAGCATGCCGAGGCCCTGCGGGCACTGGAGCAACTGGAAGCCCGGGGGGCCCCTGGAGAAGAGGAGGCAGCCGCTGGGGAGGGCCGAGGCACAGGACTCAAGACCACCAGGAATGGGCCGATGGAGATGGAGCTTGATGGCCTCACGGCTGCGGGATCCAAAGTTCACGGAGCTGAGACCACAGAGGAGGAGGCTGCAGGAGTTGAAACTGTGCAGACAGCATCTGTGGAGGCCGAGGCCACGGAAACAAAATCGACGGGGGCCGAGGCCACAGAAACGAAATCCACGGGGGCCGAGGCCACAGAAACAAAACCCATGGACACTGAAGCCACAGAAACAAAATCCACGGGGGCTGAGGCcacagaaactgaggctctggaagagggaggaaatCCAGAAACAAAGGCCACAGGAGCAGAGGCCACAAAGCCCAAAGCCGAGGAACCAGAAGTGAAGGGCAACGGAGTGGGTGCTGGGGAGGCCAAGCCTATGGACCCAGAGTCCACGCCCGTGGAGGCCGCCCCGGGCCCAGCCCTCCACCCTGGAGCCGCGGAGGCCTCAGAGCAGCTGCAGGCAGAGCTGGAGACCAGGATTCGTGCCTTGGAGGAGGCGCTCCGGCAGCGGGAGCGGGAGGCGGCCGCCGAGCTGGAGGCAGCCCACGGCAAGTGCCAGGCCGCAGAGGCCGAGGCCGGCCGGCTCCGGGAGCGGGTGCGCGAGGCCGAGGGCGGCGGCGCCGCGGAGGGCAGCAGCGGGGACGTGGTCCAGCTGCGAGCCGCCCTGGAGCAGGCCCGGGAGGACCTCCGAGTCCGGGACGCGCGACTACGGGAGCTGGAGGCGGCCTCGGCCTGGCTGGACGAGGCCCGGGCTGGCCGGCTGCTGGCCGAGGAGGAGGCCCGGGGCCTGCGGGCGGAGCTGGCCCGACGCGACGAGGTGCGGCTGGAGCAGAGCCGGGAGCTGGAGGCGCTCCGGGGGCAGCTGGCCACTGCCACGGCCACCGGGGAGCAGCAGCGGGCAGCGGCGGCCCAGCTGGGCCAGGCCCGGGATGCGGCCGAGGCCCGAGCCGCCGAGCTGGCCGCGGCCTGCGAGGAGGCCCGGCGGGGCCTGGCGGAGCTGCGCGAGGCTTCCGAGGCCCTGCGCCAGTCGGCGGTGCCGGCGTCCGAGCATCACCGGCTGCAGGAGGAGGCCCTGGAGCTGCGGGGCCGGGCGGCCAGCCTGGAGCAGGAGGTGGTGGCCACCGGCAAGGAGGCCGCCCGGCTGCGGGCCGAGCTAGAGCGGGAGCGTGTGGGGAGCGTGGCCCGCTTGGAGCACGAGCGCGTGGTGGGCGCGTTGCAGGCGGACGTGGCCCGGCTGGAGGGGCAGCTGGAGGACCTGGGACGACGGCACGAGAAGACCAGCGCCGAGGTCTTCCAG aTCACAGAGCTCTCCAAGGAAGTCTTCAGTCTTAAGGAGGCATTGAAGGACCAGCCAGCGGTCCCGGGCCCCCCCGAAGTAGAGACCCTCCGTGGCCAGGTCAAAGCCCTGCAGGAGCAGCTGAag CAGGCTGCCAGGGACCACAGTGCCGTGGTGGCTTTGTATAGGAGCCACCTCCTGTACGCCATCCAG ggtcaGATGGATGAAGATGTGCAGCGGATTCTGAGCCAGATCCTCCAGATGCAGAGACTCCAAGCTCAGGGCCGCTGA
- the ANKRD24 gene encoding ankyrin repeat domain-containing protein 24 isoform X4, producing the protein MKQLCVCSAASSASQEWGKSDERLLQAVDSNDAARVAALITRKGLVPTKLDPEGKSAFHLAAMRGAASCLEVMLAHGANVMSTDGAGYNALHLAAKYGHPQCLKQLLQASCVVDVVDSSGWTALHHAAAGGCISCSEMLCSFKAQLNPRDRSGTTPLIIAAQMCHTDLCRLLLQQGAAANDQDLQGRTALMMACEGASPETVEVLLQGGAQPGITDALGQDAAHYGALAGDKLILHLLQEAAQRPSPLSEDDSGEASSQNSVSSHEKRGAPKKRKAPQPPASIPVPERGRLLQKIRGLEQHQERRKQELPEAEASSLHSLERQVQELQQLLAEKQEEKESLGREVESLQSRLSLLENERENTSYDVATLQDEEGELSDFPGAEALLCKRLSPSAQELLASLQEQVAALTRQNQELMEKVQILESFEKDEMEVNGSAEVIPLALYDSLRAEFDQLRRQHAEALRALEQLEARGAPGEEEAAAGEGRGTGLKTTRNGPMEMELDGLTAAGSKVHGAETTEEEAAGVETVQTASVEAEATETKSTGAEATETKSTGAEATETKPMDTEATETKSTGAEATETEALEEGGNPETKATGAEATKPKAEEPEVKGNGVGAGEAKPMDPESTPVEAAPGPALHPGAAEASEQLQAELETRIRALEEALRQREREAAAELEAAHGKCQAAEAEAGRLRERVREAEGGGAAEGSSGDVVQLRAALEQAREDLRVRDARLRELEAASAWLDEARAGRLLAEEEARGLRAELARRDEVRLEQSRELEALRGQLATATATGEQQRAAAAQLGQARDAAEARAAELAAACEEARRGLAELREASEALRQSAVPASEHHRLQEEALELRGRAASLEQEVVATGKEAARLRAELERERVGSVARLEHERVVGALQADVARLEGQLEDLGRRHEKTSAEVFQVQREALFMKSERHAAEAQLATAEQQLRGLRTEAERARQAQSRAQEALDMAKEKDKKITELSKEVFSLKEALKDQPAVPGPPEVETLRGQVKALQEQLKQAARDHSAVVALYRSHLLYAIQGQMDEDVQRILSQILQMQRLQAQGR; encoded by the exons ATGAAGCAGCTGTGCGTGTGCTCGGCCGCCTCCTCCGCG AGCCAGGAGTGGGGCAAAAGTGACGAGCGGCTGCTGCAGGCTGTGGACAGCAACGACGCTGCACGGGTGGCCGCCCTCATCACCCGCAAGGGACTGGTGCCCACGAAGCTGGACCCTGAGGGCAAGTCCGC ATTCCACCTGGCTGCCATGAGGGGTGCGGCCAGCTGCCTGGAGGTGATGCTGGCACACGGCGCCAACGTCATGAGCACGGATGGGGCAG GTTACAATGCCCTCCACCTGGCCGCCAAGTATGGGCACCCACAGTGCTTGAAGCAGCTGCTACAG GCGTCCTGCGTGGTGGATGTTGTGGACAGCAGTGGGTGGACGGCCCTGCATCATGCAG CTGCGGGCGGCTGCATCTCCTGCTCAGAAATGCTTTGCTCCTTCAAGGCACAACTGAATCCCCGAGATCGG TCAGGCACAACGCCCCTTATCATAGCAGCGCAGATGTGTCACACAGATTTGTGCCGCCTCCTCCTGCAGCAGGGGGCCGCTGCAAATGACCAGGACCTGCAGGGCAG GACAGCCCTGATGATGGCCTGTGAGGGCGCCAGCCCCGAAACGGTGGAGGTGCTGCTGCAGGGCGGGGCCCAGCCAGGCATCACCGACGCCCTGGGCCAGGACGCTGCTCACTACGGAGCCCTGGCAGGAGACAAGCTCATCCTGCACCTCCTGCAGGAAGCTGCGCAGCGCCCCTCACCACTCAGTG AGGATGACTCAGGCGAGGCATCATCTCAG AACTCTGTGTCCAGCCATGAGAAGCGAGGGGCTCCCAAGAAGCGGAAGGCACCTCAGCCCCCCGCCAGCATCCCCGTGCCG GAGAGGGGCCGCCTGCTGCAGAAGATCCGGGGTCTGGAGCAGCACCAGGAACGGAGGAAGCAGGAG CTGCCAGAGGCCGAGGCCAGCTCCCTCCACAGCCTGGAGAGACAG GTGCAGGAGCTGCAGCAGCTGCTGGctgagaagcaggaggagaaggaaagccTGGGACGGGAGGTGGAGAGTCTGCAGAGCCGCCTGTCGCTGCTGGAG aatgagagggagaacaCCAGCTATGATGTGGCCACCCTGCAGGATGAAGAGGGTGAACTGTCTGACTTTCCAG GGGCCGAGGCTCTGCTCTGCAAACGGCTAAGCCCCTCAGCCCAGGAGCTCTTGGCCTCGCTGCAGGAGCAGGTGGCTGCGCTCACCAgacaaaaccaggagctgatgGAGAAGGTCCAG ATCCTGGAGAGCTTCGAGAAGGATGAGATGGAGGTGAATGGGTCAGCCGAGGTCATCCCTCTGGCGCTCTATGACTCTCTCCGGGCTGAGTTTGACCAGCTCCGCAGGCAGCATGCCGAGGCCCTGCGGGCACTGGAGCAACTGGAAGCCCGGGGGGCCCCTGGAGAAGAGGAGGCAGCCGCTGGGGAGGGCCGAGGCACAGGACTCAAGACCACCAGGAATGGGCCGATGGAGATGGAGCTTGATGGCCTCACGGCTGCGGGATCCAAAGTTCACGGAGCTGAGACCACAGAGGAGGAGGCTGCAGGAGTTGAAACTGTGCAGACAGCATCTGTGGAGGCCGAGGCCACGGAAACAAAATCGACGGGGGCCGAGGCCACAGAAACGAAATCCACGGGGGCCGAGGCCACAGAAACAAAACCCATGGACACTGAAGCCACAGAAACAAAATCCACGGGGGCTGAGGCcacagaaactgaggctctggaagagggaggaaatCCAGAAACAAAGGCCACAGGAGCAGAGGCCACAAAGCCCAAAGCCGAGGAACCAGAAGTGAAGGGCAACGGAGTGGGTGCTGGGGAGGCCAAGCCTATGGACCCAGAGTCCACGCCCGTGGAGGCCGCCCCGGGCCCAGCCCTCCACCCTGGAGCCGCGGAGGCCTCAGAGCAGCTGCAGGCAGAGCTGGAGACCAGGATTCGTGCCTTGGAGGAGGCGCTCCGGCAGCGGGAGCGGGAGGCGGCCGCCGAGCTGGAGGCAGCCCACGGCAAGTGCCAGGCCGCAGAGGCCGAGGCCGGCCGGCTCCGGGAGCGGGTGCGCGAGGCCGAGGGCGGCGGCGCCGCGGAGGGCAGCAGCGGGGACGTGGTCCAGCTGCGAGCCGCCCTGGAGCAGGCCCGGGAGGACCTCCGAGTCCGGGACGCGCGACTACGGGAGCTGGAGGCGGCCTCGGCCTGGCTGGACGAGGCCCGGGCTGGCCGGCTGCTGGCCGAGGAGGAGGCCCGGGGCCTGCGGGCGGAGCTGGCCCGACGCGACGAGGTGCGGCTGGAGCAGAGCCGGGAGCTGGAGGCGCTCCGGGGGCAGCTGGCCACTGCCACGGCCACCGGGGAGCAGCAGCGGGCAGCGGCGGCCCAGCTGGGCCAGGCCCGGGATGCGGCCGAGGCCCGAGCCGCCGAGCTGGCCGCGGCCTGCGAGGAGGCCCGGCGGGGCCTGGCGGAGCTGCGCGAGGCTTCCGAGGCCCTGCGCCAGTCGGCGGTGCCGGCGTCCGAGCATCACCGGCTGCAGGAGGAGGCCCTGGAGCTGCGGGGCCGGGCGGCCAGCCTGGAGCAGGAGGTGGTGGCCACCGGCAAGGAGGCCGCCCGGCTGCGGGCCGAGCTAGAGCGGGAGCGTGTGGGGAGCGTGGCCCGCTTGGAGCACGAGCGCGTGGTGGGCGCGTTGCAGGCGGACGTGGCCCGGCTGGAGGGGCAGCTGGAGGACCTGGGACGACGGCACGAGAAGACCAGCGCCGAGGTCTTCCAG GTCCAGAGGGAGGCGTTGTTCATGAAGAGTGAGCGGCACGCGGCTGAGGCCCAGCTGGCCACAGCAGAGCAACAGCTGCGGGGACTCCGTACCGAGGCCGAGCGGGCACGCCAGGCCCAGAGCCGCGCCCAGGAGGCCCTGGACATGGCCAAGGAGAAGGACAAGAAG aTCACAGAGCTCTCCAAGGAAGTCTTCAGTCTTAAGGAGGCATTGAAGGACCAGCCAGCGGTCCCGGGCCCCCCCGAAGTAGAGACCCTCCGTGGCCAGGTCAAAGCCCTGCAGGAGCAGCTGAag CAGGCTGCCAGGGACCACAGTGCCGTGGTGGCTTTGTATAGGAGCCACCTCCTGTACGCCATCCAG ggtcaGATGGATGAAGATGTGCAGCGGATTCTGAGCCAGATCCTCCAGATGCAGAGACTCCAAGCTCAGGGCCGCTGA